The Microcystis panniformis FACHB-1757 region TAGCGACCGACAGCGCTACGCACCTTCAGGGTGAAAGAAATTAGAAAAAAACCATAAGTGCATATACTCAGTCAAAATCTAATTTCTTAGAAGACGGAAACTTCCCTCTCAATGAACTTAATTCCACAATACCTACGGAGGCTAAACTATGGATCCAGTAACATTTTGTGTCGGCACAGTTATCATTGGCGTTACGTCAATAGCACTACAGCAATGGTTACTGTCGAGTGGGGATAAAAGGGTCTCAACGGAAAATTCTCCACCCACGAAAGAACCTCCAAAGCCCACTCGTTCCCCTCAAGTGTTTGTGCTTCAGGTTCTGCATGCAGTGCAAAATGACCCAGTGGCAGACGAACTGCAAGCAGATAAAGAGCTTTTTTGGAAACTCTTCTCAAATTCGGTTGTTTTGAGAGGGAGAAAAGTTCAAAGATTTGAAGAATCAACAAAACTTGGAACTCTTGGAAAGCTCGATGAATTGAGTAGATTGGCTGAATCTGGTGATACCGTTCTGATTTCAATAAGCTCCCATGGCACGCGAATAAAATCAACAGAAGAACCCGATGGAATAGCAGAATATATGGTGTTGGAAGATACAAATTTGAGCGATAGGGATTTTACAACACGGCTTGCGAAATTGCAGTTGGGGGTTAGAGCCTATGTCTTTGCCTCCTCGTGTCATGGCGGAGGATTTCTAAACGTATGGCAACCTCTTGAATGGAAGGCAAATGTCATGAGTTTTGGGGTAAATGAGGAGTTTAAAAATATTGTAATTCCGGGAACAATGCCATATTCACTGCTTGGCAAATGCTTCAGTCAGGTGCTAAAGAAAATCGAGACAAATAGAGAGATACTCTCCAACAAAGAAATTTTTAATCGTGTTAAGGATATTGCGGATCAATTATCTATCCATGCAGGTCCTGGTTATTCGGACGTTACCATCCAAATGGCGATTGTAACTTCTTCGATTCCTGAACAACAAGACTTCCTAAATGCCCCCTTCCTTTCTGAAAGAGTAATAAATACACAATCTAATCTCCCCGAAGTTACAGGTATTAGTTGGAACCCTCCTAACCCGGTGTATACAAATACTGCAATGACTATTTCTTGGAAATCTGTAGATAAGGCAGTTGAATATGATGTTATCGTTCTCCGTGATGATACTACTCAAATTCTGCATCAAGTAGTGAATAGCAACTCTTTAAATTATTCTCTTCAAGGGGCAGATATGTTTCATTCACTAACAGTAAAGATTTCTGGGCGTTGCATAATAGAGATATGAATGGAGGAAATCAAAATGCAATGCCCTGAATGTAAATCTACCCATATCCGTAAAAATGGCATCAATAAACAAGGTAAACAAAATCATATTTGTGTAACCTGTGGCCGTCAATTTATTGATAACTATGAAAAACAGAAAGGCTATGACGAAAAAACGAAGCGAGAATGCCTAACTGCCTATGTTAATGGGATGGGATTTAGAGGAATAGAAAGGCTAAAGGGAGTTCATCATACGACCGTAATTAATTGGGTAAAATCTGTGGGAGAATTATTGCCAGTCGCCTATGACCCAGAAACAATTCCTGAAGTAGGGGAACTGGATGAATTGGAAACCTTTGTTGGCTCAAAAAAAACAAAATCTGGGTGTGGACAGCCGTTGACCACTTTAAAAAAGGAATTTTAGGTTGGGTAATCGGAGATCATAGTAGCGAAACGTTTCGCCCATTATGGGAATTAGTTAAGTCTTGGGGATGCTATTTTTATGTGAGTGATGGATGGTCAGTTTATCCATGTTTTATAGCAGAGGGCGACCATATAATTAGTAAGACTTATATGACCAGAGTAGAGGGTGAGAACACACGTTTAAGACATTATCTAGCCCGATTGCATCGCAAAACACTCTGCTATTCTAAGTCTACAGAAATGTTAGGATACTCTATTCGTTTATTAATTCATTATCTGAAGTTTCAAGAAGTGCCTATTCCTTACTGATTCATAGCTTAATTCAGCAACGCCGATTTCTGCTCGTGCAGAGGGATATTTACCTGCCCCTTATGCTAGTAAAAGTTACTATTGCGGTAATTCGGTTGGTTGATATCAATCTAAATGACTATTTTTTGGGTGTTGCAGTCTACGGGAAAAGGTTATGCATGAGCAGGTCTAACAATTGCAATGCACCGGAACAGTTCAGTGCGATCGCTGATCTTGTAGGGTGCGTTCACTTCGTTAACGCACCTTATCTAATGTTCAAAATCCGTGCGTTACGCTAACGCTAACACAGGCTACATCATATCGATCGCCAGGATTAAGTGATTGCCAAAGCGATCGGGCATAACACAAGGCTGGGTTGACGGCAGGAAACCCAGCATTGCTTTTCTCTATCAACACTAACCAGAAGCGCGATCCCACCCAAAACACATCGACCCTTATTAGAAGCGGATAATTTCGATCGTGCATCGCGATCGTTGAAAACAGACATCAAATTCTCGAAAAAAGTTCGTTTGCCCAAGAATTAAGGGTATCTGAGAGGTTTTTGCCCAAGCAAAGGCTAGACGAACAGGTTCCAAATTCCCAATTTGAACATACACAAATAACCCTCGTGCTTCAACCCTTGCAAGATTTCCGGCCAATGGCAAGCGGACAGTTTGTTCCTCCCAAATTGCACCCAATTGCGGCCCGATGTCGTAAGGTAATAGATTGACCGTAGATCCGGTATCCAGCAGGGCATTCGCAGAAACAGAAAGGCCTGCATGACTCAGAGTGATGGGAATCGTGGGTAATGCTTCATCGTCGGAAAGGGGAAATTCGACTGTACTAGGCATGGGTAGATGCCTCTCGGTCATCCTGAATCATATGCATCAGAATATTGGCGGCTTCCGTGGCATCGTAGGGCGACCAAATCGGATA contains the following coding sequences:
- a CDS encoding caspase family protein, whose product is MDPVTFCVGTVIIGVTSIALQQWLLSSGDKRVSTENSPPTKEPPKPTRSPQVFVLQVLHAVQNDPVADELQADKELFWKLFSNSVVLRGRKVQRFEESTKLGTLGKLDELSRLAESGDTVLISISSHGTRIKSTEEPDGIAEYMVLEDTNLSDRDFTTRLAKLQLGVRAYVFASSCHGGGFLNVWQPLEWKANVMSFGVNEEFKNIVIPGTMPYSLLGKCFSQVLKKIETNREILSNKEIFNRVKDIADQLSIHAGPGYSDVTIQMAIVTSSIPEQQDFLNAPFLSERVINTQSNLPEVTGISWNPPNPVYTNTAMTISWKSVDKAVEYDVIVLRDDTTQILHQVVNSNSLNYSLQGADMFHSLTVKISGRCIIEI
- a CDS encoding IS1 family transposase (programmed frameshift); its protein translation is MQCPECKSTHIRKNGINKQGKQNHICVTCGRQFIDNYEKQKGYDEKTKRECLTAYVNGMGFRGIERLKGVHHTTVINWVKSVGELLPVAYDPETIPEVGELDELETFVGSKKTKFWVWTAVDHFKKGILGWVIGDHSSETFRPLWELVKSWGCYFYVSDGWSVYPCFIAEGDHIISKTYMTRVEGENTRLRHYLARLHRKTLCYSKSTEMLGYSIRLLIHYLKFQEVPIPY